The following are encoded together in the Ooceraea biroi isolate clonal line C1 chromosome 2, Obir_v5.4, whole genome shotgun sequence genome:
- the LOC105281718 gene encoding endoplasmic reticulum aminopeptidase 1 isoform X4, which translates to MDNGEVFPWDNIRLPAYVHPTRYNITMHPNLTTLEFRGRVTIEFYVDEETKFIVFHSKNLTIKEQIVKEGQEDMKIAKLLEYPKREQLYLEVEDTFQKRNNYTLFLSFNSTLNTTELKGFYFSSYSTPEGEQKYLATTHFEPTYARMAFPCFDEPQFKAKFKVSIYRDRFHIALCNMPVINTEEAGFYLGTNLNNVTSQLRDDFQESLEMSTYLVAFVVCDFVRIFELTKRNTSVSVYAASHMLPQTKYAMATAARIMDYFESFFGISYPLPKQDLIAIPDFASAAMENWGLITFRESFLMYDPQETSAEIQEYIAVLMAHELAHQWFGNLVTMKWWNDIWLNEGAATFFEYKGVNHIWPEWGMMDLFILHKTQRALELDALANSHPISVPVENPTDIESIFDTVSYFKGASILYMLERVLCENVFQRGLNDYLNLHAYGNTVTNDLWTVFTKHTRNSSVGAELDVKIVMNTWTQQTGFPLVTITRDNNTITATQKRFLISPQKNGANISQPKSPFDYKWYIPLNCYTDKIPPVLMEVWMNMTNATFEISPDVDYIKCNINQTGFYRVNYPKEMWTSIIKTLMKNHTVFSAADRASLIDDAFSLCDAGELDASTPLELSLYLVNERDYAPWETALRYLNFWKKRLGESEAYKKYLSFFKQILDPITRYISWKDEGSHLQKLLRTIVLISAVELQMDNVVKSAKDLFQDWMLKGKRIPPNIRNIVYMAGVKFGEEDVWQHCWQVYLKTQIQSEKLVMLQALGAAMDPWLLKRYLRYSLNRDLIKSQDVNAIIASVAANPQGHYLAWRHIKAYWPQIEALYVNESLSISDLILSLVPDYFITEYDYREVSGFFKQHDVRSGNRSLQQSLEMVKFNIHWVKKNAKSVNKWLIEYFTGTTAAS; encoded by the exons ATGGACAACGGGGAG GTGTTTCCATGGGATAACATAAGATTACCTGCATATGTGCATCCTACTAGGTATAATATCACGATGCATCCAAATCTTACCACTTTAGAATTTAGAg gACGAGTCACAATAGAATTCTATGTCGATGAAGAGACCAAGTTTATCGTCTTCCACAGTAAAAACTTGACAATAAAAGAACAA ATAGTCAAAGAAGGTCAAGAAGACATGAAGATCGCAAAATTGCTCGAATATCCGAAGCGTGAACAACTATATCTGGAAGTGGAGGACACATTTCAAAAAAGGAACAACTACACGCTATTCCTGAGTTTTAACTCGACATTGAACACCACTGAACTTAAAGGATTCTATTTCAGCAGTTACAGCACTCCCGAAGGAGAACAAAA ATATTTGGCCACTACTCACTTCGAACCGACATACGCGCGTATGGCTTTTCCATGCTTTGATGAACCACAATTCAAAGCTAAATTTAAGGTGTCGATATACAGAGACAGATTTCACATCGCGTTATGTAATATGCCCGTGATAAATACCGAGGAGGCTGGATTTTACTTGGGCACGAATCTT AATAATGTTACTTCTCAGTTGCGCGACGACTTCCAAGAGTCCTTAGAGATGTCGACCTATTTGGTGGCCTTTGTAGTATGCGATTTCGTACGGATCTTTGAACTAACCAAGAGAAATACATCTGTGAGCGTGTACGCTGCATCACACATGCTTCCGCAAACGAAGTATGCCATGGCCACCGCGGCTCGCATCATGGATTATTTTGAATCTTTCTTTGGCATATCTTACCCCTTGCCAAAACAAG ATCTGATAGCAATTCCCGACTTCGCGTCAGCTGCTATGGAAAATTGGGGCCTAATCACTTTCCGAGAATCGTTCCTAATGTATGATCCACAAGAAACGTCTGCCgaaatacaagaatatattgCCGTCCTAATGGCCCATGAATTAGCTCACCAGTGGTTCGGCAACCTTGTCACGATGAAATGGTGGAACGATATCTGGCTGAATGAAGGCGCAGCCACATTCTTCGAGTACAAGGGTGTGAATCATATTTGGCCCGAGTGGGGTATGATGgatttattcattttgcaCAAAACACAACGAGCGCTCGAGCTTGACGCCCTGGCCAATAGTCATCCAATAAGCGTACCCGTTGAAAACCCCACCGACATAGAAAGCATATTTGATACCGTCAGCTATTTCAAAGGCGCTTCCATTCTTTACATGCTGGAGAGAGTCTTGTGCGAGAACGTTTTCCAGCGCGGATTAAATGATTACCTGAATTTACACGCGTATGGAAACACAGTGACCAACGATCTGTGGACGGTTTTCACGAAACACACGAGAAACTCATCTGTCGGTGCCGAACTCGACGTAAaa ATAGTAATGAACACTTGGACTCAACAAACGGGCTTTCCACTTGTAACCATCACTCGTGATAATAACACTATCACGGCGACCCAAAAAAGATTTCTCATTTCGCCACAAAAAAACGGAGCGAACATTTCGCAACCCAAGTCGCCGTTCGACTACAAATGGTACATCCCGTTGAACTGCTACACAGACAAGATACCGCCGGTTCTCATGGAGGTGTGGATGAATATGACCAACG CAACGTTCGAAATATCGCCCGATGTCGATTACATAAAGTGCAACATCAATCAAACTGGCTTCTACCGAGTTAATTACCCGAAGGAGATGTGGACCTCAATTATCAAAACTTTGATGAAGAATCACACTGTATTTAGTGCAGCTGATCGTGCGAGTCTCATCGATGATGCATTTTCACTTTGCGACGCGGGCGAACTGGACGCCTCGACTCCATTGGAACTCTCGCTTTACCTTGTTAACGAAAGAGACTACGCGCCATGGGAAACGGCGCTCCGGTACTTAAACTTTTGGAAGAAACGACTGGGTGAGAGTGAAGCgtacaagaaatatttgtcATTCTTTAAACAGATATTGGATCCGATTACAAGATACATTAGTTGGAAGGACGAGGGATCTCATTTGCAAAA ATTATTAAGGACCATAGTACTGATATCCGCCGTTGAACTACAAATGGATAACGTGGTAAAGTCTGCGAAGGATCTCTTTCAGGATTGGATGCTGAAAGGCAAACGTATCCCGCCCAATATACGAAATATCGTTTACATGGCAG gtGTGAAATTCGGGGAGGAAGATGTGTGGCAACATTGCTGGCAAGTTTATCTCAAGACGCAGATACAAAGCGAGAAACTAGTAATGCTGCAAGCTCTGGGTGCAGCGATGGACCCTTGGCTACTTAAACGTTATCTGCGCTACTCGCTGAATCGGGATCTGATTAAGTCACAGGATGTTAACGCTATTATAGCGTCCGTTGCTGCTAATCCTCAGGGACATTACTTGGCTTGGCGCCACATTAAAGCTTACTGGCCGCAAATAGAAGCCTTATACGTGAACGAGTCGCTTTCGATAAGTGATCTCATACTTAGCCTCGTCCCTGATTACTTTATTACGGAATATGATTACCGCGAG GTATCGGGATTCTTTAAACAACACGACGTTCGCAGCGGTAATCGCAGCCTGCAACAAAGCTTAGAAATGGTAAAATTCAATATCCATTGGGTGAAGAAAAATGCTAAAAGCGTGAATAAATGGCTCATCGAATACTTTACGGGAACGACTGCTGCGAGTTAA